The genome window TCAGTATGTGACTGGTTGCTAGTTATTTTAGTTTAAACTGACAGAAGGTACTTTCTCTTGTTCATTTCCCATGTCAGACTACATTTCATTCATGCGGCACTGCACGTCCTTGGGTCCTAAGCACTACACCGGACGATGACCAACTTCATTCAATGCCCGGTTCTCAAGATAATcaagccacacagacacacacacagattcctgtgaTTAAAGTTAGTATTTCCAAAAAATCAACTCTAGGACAGAGTCTCACATGAGCAAGGAAGGAAATGATGGCCCAATGTCCTCAGATTCATGGACCAAGCATACACATGTACAGTGTAGTGTGAGAATTGAAATGAAAATTGATTTAGAAGAATATAGCCATTTCGGATATCTGGTTACATATGGTCCGAGATGAGCATCCTGCGAGTGGCATCGCGGACACTCTTCAGGAAACCTATGGGTTTGGATCCGCCGGTGCCAGTATTATCCAACGCCTTGCATATCCCTCTGAGAGGACAGTGGGATGCCCGGGCCTGGCTCCCGGGGACTGTGATGAAGCGGGCCACCATACAGATGTGGTAGCTCCTCAGCTCCACCAGCGCCAGCACACAGGCGTCATAGGCAtggcagagggaggggctggagccGGAGAGGATGGAGTCGCGCAGGGAAGGGTGCTTGGACAGTGTCTCTATGAGCCGGCGATGGGCCAGAGGCATGTAGTCTCTCATGCGCTTGAGGAAAGCATCTACacatagagaggagaggaaagacatTGTCTGACTAGATGTTAGTCACGTGCAGAGTTTGTGGATATGGATGGGATCACAGACGACATGTAGAAAGGTTCAGGGTGGGGTCATACTTGCTTGGTCTTCATGACGAACGCCCAGTAGTGCATCAAAGCACTGGATGGAGGAACTCTGGGCAGCACTTCCTCCAGACAGCTGGATGGGTTCATCACAGATCCCCTCGTAGTGAAGACCGTCCGGTAACATGGGATTATCTCTCCACCTGGATAGGACAAGAGATCACATGGTCACCACAGGGAACACCGCAGTCATACTGTACAGTGGATGCTATATTCATAGCTGCCTTTTGTGCTTGGTTCTTACCCAGAGAAAAAAATTCTCAAAGTTCCATGGAATGAGACGGGATCAACATGCCCTGAAAAGATGAAATATGCTAATTGCATCCCAGTTTACTGAAATGAAATGATAGAGCATTGAAAGGAAACCATGCGtggtttgtgtacagtacaagTGTCAGTTGGTAAGTGTGATTTTTTTGAATTATGTCATTGCTACATCACTTTGATTCACGTAGATTTGATTCACACATCTGATAATTCTGCAAAGATCAAGCAACAAACTATTCGTTTTCTAAGAACACATGGCACAATGCAAATTTTGGGTTATTTATGGAAGTCTGGGCACGCAACCAAGTCCACCATTTCTAACCACATCTCAAAGTCTACAACTCTGGACATTTTAAACCAATTATTTTTTCAAACTGTAGCACTTCTTCAAATACATGTATTTTCCCATGAGAACTGCACAATGTGACAAGGGTCAAAACAGTCATACCATTCCTAGTCACACCATTCTGGTCAAACATCAAAATGCATTATCTTATATCTTAAAATGACCTTATATCACAGTGTTTTATCTGATCactaaacagtgtgtgtgtgtgtgtggaggggcggGGTAAAAACGTGTTAAtattgtgtggtgtggtggtggtgtgatTGAGACATACTATGCATAAGTTTGAGCATTTTCATCATCTCCCTCAGAGACTGGGCCACTTTGTGAAGGCCCTTCTGTAGCATGATGAGGTCGCAGGTGGCCCTAGCTTTCATCACCTCCAGTGCTCCCTGTGGAGAGTTCGAGAGCTTTAGAGCTCGAAATAGGACAGAGGAACGACTGGACTGACAGACAGCGAGGAGGAAATCAGCCAAAGAAAGCTACAGGGGCGTTCATGAGACTTGCCTGTATCCCTGAGCTTCCAGCCTTCTCCACCAACAATGAAACCAGGAAGAACCCTCTGCAGCTCTCACCCCCAGGAAAGGAAAACACCAAGTCCAAGTTCCTGTATTTGATTTGCACATGAAAATCACACGAAACAAAACAGGGAGTCCCATGATCGGGGAAATTCGGGTATTATAAAATCAGACCAAAGAAAAAAACCCTCACCCTATGTCCATGCCTCTGAAAGGCAAACAAAAATGCTGTTAGTGCATGTCGATGTGCCTCCCCTTCACAGTAATACGTTGTCCTCTTTCAAGATTGTGCAAATAGATATTGGGATATATTGCACAAAAACTTGCGAGGTGCGAGGTCAAACTCACCCTGTAGAGTCTCTGAGTTTCCAGTTGGCAAGAACTGAATCAGCGTACGTAAGAATGGGAGGGAGGCCGAGTCTCTGTGACACCAGCCAGAAGGGAAGGGCCAGAGCTTTGGGCAGCACCTGTTAATCAGAGTCATAaaattaaacacacactcaatcagcGTTAATGCTCCATTTCCAGGGCCCCTTTAAACAAGATAAGTTACCCTTTGTTAGTGAAGTGAGTCGATTTACACTGGTAGGACTCTGGGAGATGGCTGGTAGAGAGCAGAAAGTAATTCTCACCTGCGCTGGCAGGTGTTCCCCCTCCTGCCAGACGTAACCCATGACGATGAAGCCCAGTGCCAGGTGAGCCAGCCTGAGCTGTCGATGGCCTCTCAAGTGGTGAGGACTCAGATTGGCCATCTGTTGGCAAAGGTGGAACAGTGTGTTATTTTTTCCACGTATTTTTATGAAGTTCTGGCAGAATCCCACTTTATAGTCTTAATGGTGTTACAAAAAAGTACAGCATCTCACTTTATGGACCAGGTCTCTCAGCTgatgtgtgtggatgaggtgtGTGAGGTTGCTGGCCAAGTCAATCCAAACATCGTAGTATTCTGGCAGGTCAGTCTGAATGAAGCATAGGTCAGAGTTACTCAAACACTGGATGCCTATCGTGCTCATGAGAGAGTAGTGAATACAGAAAGCGTTGAATCAAACTCTTAGAAGCACCAGCCTCCTCTCTTCACACACAGCTATGTCACAACTACAGTGTggacaaatacagttttttttattctctTTGGTAATAATTTCACAAGTAaggtgtacattttcaaaactcttagtACAAAGATCCAAACTGATCACACTTGTAACGCAGCTAGTCATTCTTTCAAAACCTGATGGAATGCTTTCAGTCCACATAATCGTTGTTTCAAACACAAAATTATTGTAATATGTAATGGGAACATTTGGTTTAATCACCGAAGAACAACAGTATGATCTTCTTTCAGTTTAGTACCTTTAACAATCAGTTCATCCAACAGCAAACAATGCAAGATACATGTTTCAAATCAACCTTAGTAGTGCTGAAATTAATATGCTGCAGTACTATGTAAAAGACAGATTACACAGTTTCACATTAGGCAACGCACACATcactcacatttacataatcTATAATTTCCCAAATATCCATCCTATGTCTAATCAAGTGAAAGATCAATGAAGACATTGTCTACAATCATTTGGCCAAATTAGCTTTTATACTATTTTACAGATATAATCGTAACATAATCTATACTTTCTATTACTTATGTAACTGAATGAGAACAAAAGATAACATTTAGAggccccatgcccacctctctgacctctctgttggtgcccatgcccacctctctgttggtgcccatgcccacctctctgacctctctgttggagcccatgcccacctctctgttggagcccatgtccacctctctgacctttCTGTTAGAGCCCATGCcgacctctctgacctctctgttggtgcccatgcccacctctctgacctccctgttggagcccatgcccacatCTCTGActtctctgttggtgcccatgcccacctctctgacggaTCTCTTGTCCACAAGCTCTTCCTATTCCCTGCTGTCTATCAGGCTGCAtgtttaaacaaattgccaatgTTTACGCCCCCACTTTTACAGTACGTATATCTACTGACCAATTGTGGTTACCCCAATTTGAAATCAAGTAGCAATAACGAGTATTCATCATGTGTGGTTACAGTAATTTAGATGTtcgtacaaaaacacattttatttctttAGTTCTCAAAATCGATATACTGTTAATTGctgaaatgaaaatataaaGGGTTAACAAACGGTTCCGTGATTACTGTAAAATCAGTTGGATTAAGTgttggtcaaatgtatttaGGCAAATTAGATGAGAAGCATGTCAAAAGTATCATGAGCATTgcattgtgaaagacaattacTTCATGTGAAAGGTATTTCTTTGATGACACACTGAATAGCTGTGGTGAAAAAGTGATTGTACTTTGCCAATTGAACATGTGATGACATTGACTTTTTGATGAtctgctttgagttttgtac of Hypomesus transpacificus isolate Combined female chromosome 11, fHypTra1, whole genome shotgun sequence contains these proteins:
- the LOC124473863 gene encoding indoleamine 2,3-dioxygenase 2-like, with translation MEHTCTDHIDLDSFHVSEEYGFLLEKPATDLPEYYDVWIDLASNLTHLIHTHQLRDLVHKMANLSPHHLRGHRQLRLAHLALGFIVMGYVWQEGEHLPAQVLPKALALPFWLVSQRLGLPPILTYADSVLANWKLRDSTGGMDIGNLDLVFSFPGGESCRGFFLVSLLVEKAGSSGIQGALEVMKARATCDLIMLQKGLHKVAQSLREMMKMLKLMHRHVDPVSFHGTLRIFFSGWRDNPMLPDGLHYEGICDEPIQLSGGSAAQSSSIQCFDALLGVRHEDQANAFLKRMRDYMPLAHRRLIETLSKHPSLRDSILSGSSPSLCHAYDACVLALVELRSYHICMVARFITVPGSQARASHCPLRGICKALDNTGTGGSKPIGFLKSVRDATRRMLISDHM